One Rhodobacteraceae bacterium M385 genomic region harbors:
- a CDS encoding VirB3 family type IV secretion system protein, translating to MQDHSTDIPGFYAPVHRALSEPILLAGAPRAVAIANGTLAAAVGLGLRLWIVGLLFWLVGHLLAVWLAKRDAQIAEVARRHLRYPSWFGV from the coding sequence ATGCAGGACCACTCGACCGATATTCCCGGCTTCTACGCGCCCGTTCACCGCGCCCTGTCTGAGCCGATCCTACTAGCTGGCGCACCACGTGCGGTCGCAATCGCCAACGGCACGCTGGCCGCAGCCGTCGGCCTCGGGCTTCGTCTCTGGATCGTCGGACTGCTGTTCTGGCTCGTGGGACACCTCCTTGCGGTCTGGCTCGCGAAGCGGGACGCGCAGATTGCCGAGGTCGCGCGACGGCACCTGCGCTATCCCTCTTGGTTCGGGGTGTGA
- the trbG gene encoding P-type conjugative transfer protein TrbG, protein MTHLRTLSCLLLATTVLTACANEPPPQIAYDDIVPTLSPPPAPPAEDPLRPVHIPPPWTPSRGGDPDAETPEARIAAANAAARIEPRPEGYYNALQVFPWSEGALYQVYAAPGQITTITLEAGEQLTGPGPIAAGDTARWIIGDTISGAGRTARVHVLVKPTRPDITTNLVISTDRRNYLIELRASEEIWMPAVAWAYPAEPTQPRMPTLLRPTIPHEADRNYRYGLQGDSPPWRPVAVFDDGRRVYVVFPTGIAQGEMPPLFVIGPDGQGQIVNTRVTGNVLIVDRLFGAAELRLGEARQEVVRIVRMDGVEHRRANPSAAGDQQR, encoded by the coding sequence ATGACCCATCTCAGAACCCTGTCCTGTCTTCTTCTCGCAACGACCGTCCTGACGGCCTGCGCCAACGAGCCTCCCCCGCAGATCGCCTATGACGATATCGTCCCGACCCTCTCGCCGCCCCCTGCGCCCCCGGCGGAAGACCCCCTGCGACCGGTCCACATTCCGCCCCCCTGGACGCCATCTCGTGGCGGCGACCCGGACGCAGAAACACCGGAAGCCCGGATCGCGGCCGCCAACGCCGCCGCTCGGATCGAGCCGCGCCCGGAAGGCTATTACAACGCGTTGCAGGTCTTTCCGTGGAGCGAAGGCGCACTCTATCAGGTCTATGCCGCCCCCGGTCAGATCACGACCATCACGCTGGAAGCAGGCGAGCAACTGACTGGCCCCGGCCCCATCGCAGCAGGCGACACCGCCCGCTGGATCATCGGCGACACTATCAGCGGCGCAGGCCGAACCGCCCGCGTCCATGTTCTCGTCAAACCCACGCGGCCTGACATCACCACAAATCTCGTCATCAGTACCGACCGGCGTAATTACTTGATCGAGTTGCGCGCCAGCGAAGAGATCTGGATGCCCGCCGTCGCCTGGGCCTATCCCGCAGAGCCGACACAACCTCGCATGCCAACCCTGCTGCGCCCGACCATCCCGCACGAGGCAGACCGGAACTATCGCTACGGTCTGCAAGGTGACAGCCCGCCTTGGCGTCCGGTCGCGGTCTTCGACGATGGCCGCCGGGTCTACGTGGTCTTCCCAACCGGTATAGCCCAAGGCGAGATGCCGCCTTTGTTCGTGATCGGACCGGACGGCCAAGGCCAGATCGTCAACACCCGCGTCACGGGCAATGTCCTGATCGTCGATCGGCTCTTTGGGGCTGCCGAACTCAGACTGGGAGAAGCCCGACAGGAGGTGGTGCGGATCGTGAGGATGGATGGCGTCGAGCATCGACGCGCGAATCCAAGTGCTGCGGGGGACCAGCAGAGATGA
- a CDS encoding conjugal transfer protein TraI translates to MRLSRKAIAALVATGGLGLGAILIVSLQGPRASDVPSELYSTEGIQAAEGLSQLPTNYGDVPRLGPPLPGELGRPILSAQERGDPVPIPPFTGISAPGIDPAEQLRLQEIEAARLSALFAEAQTGSQGGGANLGSAPMVSSMFPSPQGSSAPQGTATGQDAFLTRGTDAGPTSPERLISPPSPYILQAGTVIPAALITGLRSDLPGQIAAQVTSNVYDSPSGRYLLIPQGARLLGEYDSNIIVGQNRLLLVWTRLILPDGRSISLNREPGTDGTGAAGLQDRVNYHWGRIFLAAGLATILNVGLEGGAASEDDIATAIREAAQGTIGRTGDEIVRQQISVPPTLTIRPGFPVRVMITRDLILEPLGEVQ, encoded by the coding sequence ATGCGTCTTTCCCGAAAGGCCATAGCAGCCCTCGTGGCGACCGGGGGGCTCGGCCTCGGCGCCATTCTCATCGTGTCCCTGCAAGGTCCTCGGGCCAGCGACGTTCCTTCCGAGTTGTATTCGACCGAAGGCATTCAAGCCGCAGAGGGCCTCTCACAATTGCCTACCAACTACGGCGATGTGCCGCGTCTGGGGCCGCCGCTGCCGGGTGAGCTTGGCCGGCCCATTCTGAGTGCGCAGGAACGCGGCGATCCGGTTCCCATTCCTCCCTTCACGGGCATATCTGCACCCGGGATCGATCCAGCGGAACAACTTCGTCTGCAAGAGATCGAAGCCGCAAGGTTGAGCGCCCTCTTCGCAGAAGCACAAACCGGTTCCCAAGGCGGAGGTGCAAACCTGGGGTCTGCCCCAATGGTTTCAAGCATGTTTCCTTCGCCGCAGGGCTCCTCCGCGCCTCAAGGCACTGCAACAGGCCAGGATGCGTTCCTGACACGCGGAACGGACGCCGGCCCCACTAGCCCAGAACGGCTGATATCCCCACCAAGTCCCTACATACTCCAAGCCGGCACTGTAATTCCCGCTGCGCTGATCACCGGCCTCCGATCAGACCTGCCGGGCCAAATCGCCGCGCAAGTCACCTCCAACGTCTATGACAGCCCCTCCGGTCGCTACCTCCTCATCCCACAGGGCGCGCGGCTCCTCGGCGAATACGACAGCAACATCATCGTCGGCCAGAACCGCCTCCTTCTGGTCTGGACCCGTCTAATATTGCCAGATGGCAGATCGATCAGCCTCAATCGTGAACCCGGCACAGATGGAACAGGTGCGGCAGGCCTGCAGGATCGGGTCAACTACCATTGGGGCCGGATCTTCCTCGCCGCAGGCCTCGCGACGATCCTCAACGTCGGCCTGGAAGGAGGGGCAGCAAGCGAAGACGACATCGCCACCGCCATCCGCGAAGCGGCTCAAGGAACAATCGGGCGCACCGGAGACGAGATCGTCCGGCAACAAATCTCCGTCCCGCCAACCCTCACGATACGTCCGGGCTTCCCGGTGCGCGTGATGATTACTCGAGATCTGATCCTCGAACCTTTGGGAGAAGTGCAATGA
- a CDS encoding conjugal transfer protein TrbE, translating into MMRLTEYRSKSALLADFLPWAALVADAVVLNKDGSLQRTALFRGPDLDSATPAELVATSARLNNALRRLGSGWAVFVEAQRVPARDYPASTFPDPISALVDVERRAQFEEAGSHFESAYFLTLVWMPPSDEASRVGGWLFENAPDRGADPLEQVRAFTLRTDRLLDLLDGFMPEVTWLSDEETLTYLHSTVSTRRQRVRVPDTPMHLDALLADEPLVGGLTPRLGFQYLRTLTIIGLPSVTWPGLLDELNSLPLEYRWCTRAICLDKTDATKLFTRIRRQWFAKRKSVAAILKEVMTNEASTLLDSDAANKAADADEALQELGADISGAAYVTATITVWDEDSRTAEAKLKAVEKIVQGRDFTCIPETLNALEAWLGSLPGHLYANVRQPPVSTLNLAHMIPISAVWAGPERNDHLDGPPLFFADTEGSTPFRFSTHVGDVGHTLIVGPTGAGKSVLLSLMALQFRRYPDAQVFAFDFGGSIRCATLAMGGDWHDLGGAFADSDDGAVYLQPLARIDDSAERAWAAGWIGAILTREGIAITPEVKEHLWTALTSLASAPIGERTITGLAVLLQANDLKQALGPYCLGGPHGRLLDAEIEDLGAASISAFEIEGLVGTTASPPVLSYIFHRIGDRLDGRPTLLIIDEGWLALDEASFGGQLREWLKTLRKKNASVVFATQSLADIDASPIAPSIIESCPTRIFLPNERAFETQIADTYRRFGLNDRQIEIVARAFPKRDYYCQSRRGNRLFSLGLGDVALAFTAASSKIDQTAISDLLVEHGREGFAKAWFHHRGLDWAAELLDPSAAASPDSEPNPTPKETDDDLQS; encoded by the coding sequence ATGATGCGCCTCACCGAATATCGCTCCAAATCTGCTCTTCTGGCTGATTTCCTGCCGTGGGCTGCACTCGTCGCCGATGCGGTCGTGCTCAACAAGGATGGCAGCCTGCAACGCACTGCGCTGTTTCGCGGCCCTGATCTCGATTCCGCCACACCGGCCGAGCTGGTCGCGACATCGGCCCGCCTCAACAACGCGCTGCGTCGGTTGGGCTCTGGTTGGGCCGTCTTCGTCGAGGCACAGCGCGTGCCAGCGCGAGACTATCCCGCCTCGACTTTTCCCGATCCGATTTCGGCCCTCGTGGACGTGGAACGTCGCGCACAATTCGAAGAGGCGGGGTCGCATTTCGAGAGCGCCTATTTCCTGACGCTCGTCTGGATGCCGCCCTCAGACGAGGCAAGCCGTGTTGGTGGTTGGCTCTTCGAGAACGCGCCTGACAGAGGTGCCGATCCTCTCGAACAGGTCAGAGCCTTCACTCTTCGAACAGATCGCCTGCTCGATCTCTTGGATGGCTTCATGCCGGAGGTCACATGGCTCTCGGACGAGGAGACGCTGACCTACCTCCACTCGACGGTTTCGACCCGGCGACAGCGGGTGCGTGTCCCGGACACCCCGATGCATCTGGACGCTTTGCTTGCCGACGAGCCGCTTGTCGGCGGGCTGACCCCGCGCCTCGGCTTCCAATATTTAAGAACGCTAACCATCATCGGCCTCCCCAGCGTGACGTGGCCTGGGCTGCTTGATGAGTTAAACAGCCTGCCGCTCGAGTATCGCTGGTGTACGCGGGCGATCTGCCTCGACAAGACCGATGCCACGAAACTCTTCACCCGCATCCGCCGTCAGTGGTTTGCCAAGCGTAAATCCGTCGCCGCGATCCTGAAAGAAGTGATGACGAACGAGGCCTCGACGCTGCTGGACAGCGATGCCGCCAACAAGGCTGCCGACGCTGACGAGGCGCTGCAGGAACTTGGCGCAGATATCTCAGGCGCTGCCTATGTCACGGCAACGATCACCGTCTGGGATGAGGATTCACGCACCGCAGAGGCGAAGCTCAAGGCCGTGGAGAAAATCGTCCAGGGGCGCGATTTCACCTGCATCCCGGAAACGCTCAACGCGCTCGAGGCGTGGCTTGGCTCCTTGCCCGGACATCTCTACGCCAATGTCCGGCAACCGCCGGTCTCGACGCTCAATCTCGCGCACATGATCCCGATCTCGGCGGTTTGGGCGGGACCTGAGCGCAACGACCATCTCGACGGCCCGCCGCTTTTCTTCGCCGACACGGAGGGATCGACGCCGTTCCGCTTCTCGACCCATGTGGGCGATGTCGGTCACACGCTCATCGTCGGGCCAACCGGCGCAGGCAAGTCGGTGTTGCTTTCTCTCATGGCGCTGCAATTTCGCCGCTACCCGGATGCGCAAGTCTTCGCCTTCGACTTCGGCGGCTCGATCCGATGCGCCACACTCGCCATGGGCGGTGACTGGCATGATTTGGGCGGTGCGTTTGCCGACAGCGATGACGGCGCCGTCTACCTACAACCGCTCGCGCGCATCGATGATTCCGCAGAGCGGGCCTGGGCTGCAGGCTGGATCGGCGCGATCCTTACCCGGGAAGGCATCGCGATCACGCCGGAGGTGAAGGAGCACCTCTGGACCGCCCTGACCTCTCTCGCCTCGGCCCCGATCGGGGAACGCACGATTACTGGCCTCGCCGTTCTCCTACAGGCCAATGATCTGAAACAGGCCTTGGGGCCTTATTGCCTCGGCGGCCCCCATGGGCGGCTGCTTGACGCCGAGATCGAGGACCTGGGCGCGGCATCAATCTCGGCCTTCGAGATCGAAGGACTAGTCGGCACCACGGCGTCGCCGCCCGTCCTGTCCTATATCTTCCACCGGATCGGCGATCGGCTCGACGGGCGGCCCACGTTGCTCATCATCGACGAAGGCTGGCTCGCGCTGGACGAAGCGAGTTTCGGCGGCCAACTCCGCGAGTGGCTCAAGACGCTGCGTAAGAAGAACGCCTCCGTCGTATTTGCAACCCAGTCTCTGGCCGACATCGATGCATCCCCGATTGCGCCGTCCATCATCGAAAGCTGCCCGACCCGCATCTTCCTGCCCAACGAACGCGCCTTCGAGACACAGATCGCCGACACCTATCGCCGCTTTGGGCTGAACGACCGCCAGATCGAGATCGTCGCGAGGGCTTTCCCGAAACGCGATTATTATTGCCAGTCCCGACGCGGGAACCGGCTCTTCTCGCTGGGTCTCGGCGACGTCGCACTCGCCTTCACTGCGGCCTCCTCAAAGATCGACCAGACCGCGATCAGCGACCTTCTCGTGGAACATGGCCGTGAGGGTTTTGCCAAAGCCTGGTTTCACCATCGCGGTCTGGATTGGGCCGCGGAGCTTCTCGATCCTTCAGCTGCCGCTTCCCCCGACTCTGAACCAAATCCAACACCAAAGGAGACCGATGATGACCTTCAATCCTGA
- the trbK-alt gene encoding putative entry exclusion protein TrbK-alt yields the protein MPLATHHVLRGIAIGLGGLTVLAAAFELGNSIRPEPVQQPAPETPLRTTLEQCRSLTPEDYATDEACRAAWDQSRRRFFGLPSDMAGTE from the coding sequence ATGCCACTCGCCACACATCACGTCCTGCGCGGGATTGCCATTGGTCTGGGCGGGCTTACCGTCCTCGCGGCTGCCTTCGAGTTAGGCAACTCGATACGCCCGGAACCGGTTCAACAACCTGCACCGGAAACCCCGCTGCGCACCACGCTTGAGCAATGCCGCTCTCTCACACCGGAAGACTACGCGACTGACGAAGCCTGCCGCGCCGCCTGGGACCAATCCCGGCGCCGGTTTTTCGGACTGCCATCCGATATGGCCGGGACGGAGTGA
- the trbL gene encoding P-type conjugative transfer protein TrbL — protein sequence MGGVGVIDRFLEVFASYIDSGFGLLGGDVAFLATTLIVIDITLAALFWAWGADDDIIARLVKKTLFVGVFAYLIGNWNTLARTVFDSFAGLGLVATGGTISADELLQPGRIAQVGMDAGRPILASISDLMGFVSFFENFLQITILFFAWLVVLLSFFILAIQLFVTLIEFKLATLAGFILVPFGLFNKTAFMAERVLGLVISSGVKVLVLAVIVGIGSTIFGDFTSGFASEPTIEDAMSVVLGALALLALGIFGPGIANGIVSGGPQLGAGSAVGTAVAAGGLAVGGAAAGRMALGAAGAGARGASAMAGGASTAYQLGSASRSTTAGKAAGGIAAIGKAGVGAATSPLRRSIAESAQSGARAAFAATGGTHAGHSNAPAQNASPPAWARRMKQQQSIHHGVSTASHVIRSGDHGGGGSAVSLSERS from the coding sequence ATGGGCGGTGTCGGTGTCATTGATCGGTTTCTGGAGGTCTTCGCCTCCTACATCGATTCCGGCTTCGGCCTTCTGGGCGGCGATGTCGCGTTCCTGGCGACCACCCTCATTGTCATCGACATCACGCTCGCGGCGCTGTTCTGGGCCTGGGGTGCCGACGACGACATCATCGCCCGACTGGTGAAAAAGACCCTCTTCGTCGGCGTCTTCGCTTACCTGATCGGCAACTGGAACACGCTCGCGCGGACCGTCTTCGACAGTTTCGCAGGCCTCGGGCTCGTTGCCACCGGCGGCACGATCAGCGCCGACGAATTGTTGCAACCGGGCCGCATCGCACAGGTTGGGATGGACGCCGGTCGTCCGATCCTTGCATCAATCTCGGACCTCATGGGCTTCGTGTCCTTCTTCGAGAACTTCCTGCAGATCACGATCCTGTTCTTCGCCTGGCTCGTGGTCTTGCTGTCCTTCTTCATCCTCGCGATCCAGCTTTTCGTGACGTTGATCGAATTCAAACTCGCCACCCTCGCGGGCTTCATCCTCGTCCCCTTTGGTCTGTTCAACAAGACGGCCTTCATGGCCGAACGCGTTCTCGGCCTCGTCATTTCCTCAGGCGTGAAGGTTCTCGTTCTCGCCGTCATTGTCGGGATCGGCTCGACGATCTTCGGAGACTTCACCTCCGGCTTTGCCAGTGAGCCTACCATAGAAGACGCGATGTCGGTTGTTCTCGGCGCTTTGGCGCTCCTGGCTTTAGGCATCTTTGGTCCCGGCATCGCCAACGGGATCGTTTCCGGCGGCCCGCAACTCGGCGCAGGGAGTGCTGTCGGGACCGCCGTTGCGGCGGGCGGTCTGGCGGTCGGTGGAGCCGCCGCCGGACGCATGGCACTTGGAGCGGCAGGCGCTGGCGCGCGCGGCGCAAGCGCGATGGCTGGAGGAGCTTCGACGGCGTACCAGCTTGGCTCGGCATCACGATCAACAACGGCCGGAAAGGCCGCAGGGGGCATCGCCGCCATTGGAAAGGCCGGAGTCGGGGCCGCCACGAGCCCACTGCGACGCTCGATTGCAGAGAGTGCGCAGTCCGGCGCGCGCGCTGCTTTCGCTGCAACCGGCGGCACTCATGCCGGACATTCGAACGCACCGGCGCAGAACGCGAGCCCGCCCGCTTGGGCGCGCCGCATGAAACAACAACAATCCATCCATCACGGCGTCAGCACCGCCTCCCATGTGATCCGCTCCGGCGATCATGGCGGTGGCGGATCAGCCGTCAGCCTATCGGAGAGATCCTGA
- a CDS encoding TrbC/VirB2 family protein produces MTRSPLSRPFLIALAATFALTLADPALAAGSGMPWEAPLQSILESIEGPVAKIVAVIIIIVTGLTLAFGDAGGGFRRLIQIVFGLTIAFAASSFFLSFFSFGGGALI; encoded by the coding sequence ATGACTCGCTCGCCACTATCCCGCCCCTTCCTGATTGCTCTCGCGGCGACCTTCGCGCTTACACTCGCCGACCCAGCATTGGCCGCCGGATCCGGCATGCCATGGGAGGCACCGCTTCAATCGATTCTTGAATCCATCGAGGGGCCCGTCGCCAAAATCGTTGCGGTCATCATCATCATCGTGACCGGACTAACCCTCGCGTTCGGCGATGCAGGCGGCGGGTTTCGGCGGCTCATTCAAATTGTCTTCGGGCTCACCATCGCCTTTGCCGCGTCGAGCTTCTTCCTGTCCTTCTTCTCTTTTGGCGGCGGGGCACTGATCTGA
- a CDS encoding 3-keto-5-aminohexanoate cleavage protein — MTKPCIICVAITGSVPTQADNPAVPVTIAEQIESTHAAFEAGASIAHCHVRDDAGKPTSDPERFARLKEGIEAHCPGMIVQLSTGGRSGAGAERGGMLPLRPDMASLSVGSNNFPTRVYENPPDLVEWLASEMIAHDVKPEIEAFDLSHIVQAARMAADGRLKGPLYVQFVMGVKNAMPADERIFDFYIETLNRLAPTAQWCAAGIGPAQLTVNEWSISRGGHTRAGLEDNIRLDRNTLAPSNAALIQRAVDLCAKYDRPVATPAQARKILGLRAA, encoded by the coding sequence ATGACCAAACCCTGCATCATCTGTGTCGCGATCACCGGATCTGTACCGACGCAGGCCGACAATCCCGCTGTGCCTGTCACCATCGCCGAGCAGATCGAAAGCACCCACGCCGCCTTCGAGGCGGGGGCCAGTATCGCCCATTGCCATGTGCGCGATGACGCGGGCAAACCGACCTCGGACCCCGAGCGTTTTGCGCGTCTGAAGGAAGGGATTGAAGCCCATTGCCCCGGTATGATCGTGCAGCTTTCTACCGGCGGGCGCTCTGGCGCAGGGGCCGAGAGGGGCGGGATGCTACCGCTTCGGCCAGACATGGCGTCGCTATCTGTAGGGTCGAATAACTTCCCCACTCGCGTCTACGAAAATCCGCCTGATCTGGTGGAATGGCTGGCGTCGGAGATGATCGCCCACGACGTAAAACCCGAGATTGAGGCCTTCGATCTAAGCCACATTGTCCAGGCCGCTCGCATGGCCGCAGATGGTCGCCTTAAGGGTCCGCTCTACGTGCAATTCGTGATGGGGGTTAAGAATGCGATGCCGGCGGACGAGAGGATTTTTGACTTCTATATCGAGACACTTAACCGCCTCGCCCCTACCGCCCAATGGTGTGCGGCGGGCATCGGTCCGGCTCAGCTGACGGTGAATGAATGGTCAATTTCGCGCGGCGGGCACACCCGCGCGGGGCTGGAGGACAACATTCGCCTGGATCGCAACACCCTTGCCCCGTCCAACGCCGCCCTAATCCAGCGGGCCGTGGACCTTTGCGCGAAGTATGACAGACCCGTCGCTACACCGGCCCAGGCACGCAAGATACTGGGCCTTCGCGCAGCGTAG
- the trbJ gene encoding P-type conjugative transfer protein TrbJ, with product MTFNPDPRAKACKLTTALLAAALAVTPILTTPAQAFLFGAAGRIVYDPQNHAENILSAARSLEQINNQITQLQNQAQMLMNEALNLASLPHSSLGQLQSALGETQRLLTEAESLAFDVATIEAAFAQSYGTAAAQGDFDAMIGGARDRWEASVNGFEDALRIQAGVVGNIDGARTEMAALVRESQGATGALQVAQAGNQLMALQSAQLADLTAAIAAQNSAVSLEAARVASAEAQGRENLTRFLDYGSGYAPGATRLFRD from the coding sequence ATGACCTTCAATCCTGATCCTCGGGCGAAAGCCTGTAAGCTGACGACTGCACTGCTTGCCGCAGCCTTAGCCGTCACACCCATTCTCACCACGCCGGCCCAGGCCTTCCTCTTCGGGGCGGCCGGGCGCATCGTCTACGATCCGCAGAACCATGCCGAGAACATTCTATCCGCCGCACGGTCGCTGGAGCAGATCAACAACCAGATCACCCAGCTCCAGAACCAGGCGCAAATGCTGATGAACGAGGCGCTAAACCTTGCCAGCCTGCCGCACTCCTCCTTGGGACAACTGCAAAGTGCCCTCGGAGAAACCCAGCGGTTGCTGACCGAGGCCGAAAGCCTCGCCTTCGACGTCGCCACCATCGAAGCGGCCTTTGCGCAAAGCTACGGCACTGCCGCAGCGCAAGGCGATTTTGACGCAATGATCGGTGGCGCACGCGACCGGTGGGAGGCCTCGGTCAATGGTTTTGAGGATGCCCTCCGCATCCAGGCCGGTGTCGTCGGCAATATCGATGGTGCCCGCACCGAGATGGCCGCACTCGTCCGGGAGAGCCAGGGAGCAACGGGCGCATTGCAGGTGGCTCAAGCCGGTAACCAACTCATGGCACTTCAATCGGCGCAACTCGCCGATCTCACCGCCGCGATTGCCGCTCAGAACAGCGCGGTGTCGCTGGAGGCGGCGCGTGTCGCCTCCGCCGAAGCACAGGGCCGCGAGAACCTCACGCGCTTTCTCGACTACGGCAGCGGCTATGCACCGGGTGCCACCCGTCTGTTCCGGGATTGA
- a CDS encoding DUF2274 domain-containing protein, which produces MTKLKLGAVPDEKPIKMSVEVSAEIHRDLVAYAEVLSSQTGHKTEPKRIIAPMLAKFMASDRGFMKARRTTRQTGPSSG; this is translated from the coding sequence ATGACCAAACTAAAACTCGGGGCTGTCCCCGATGAGAAACCGATCAAGATGTCGGTCGAGGTATCCGCAGAGATACACCGAGACCTCGTTGCCTACGCGGAAGTTCTTAGCAGTCAAACCGGACATAAGACTGAGCCCAAACGTATCATTGCGCCAATGTTGGCAAAGTTCATGGCGTCTGACCGTGGGTTTATGAAGGCACGAAGGACAACTCGACAAACAGGCCCATCAAGCGGCTGA
- a CDS encoding conjugal transfer protein TrbF: MTMFRRPTVRYSTSPEPVTPYQRASQAWDDRIGSARVQARNWRFMAYGCLALVAGLSVTLVWQSTQSTVIPYVVEVDNLGAAQAVAPAFADYEPTDPQIAWHLARFIENVRQVPADPIVLRQSWLRAYDFTTDRGAVALNDYARVNDPFAAVGETQIAIEVSSVIRASDTSFRVAWMERRYENGQLAATERWTAILTIVIQPPRDSERLRQNPLGVYVHAINWSRESAQ, encoded by the coding sequence CTGACCATGTTCCGACGTCCAACAGTCCGCTACTCCACCAGCCCCGAGCCCGTCACGCCCTACCAAAGGGCCTCGCAAGCATGGGACGACCGCATCGGCTCCGCCCGTGTCCAAGCCCGCAACTGGCGCTTCATGGCCTATGGGTGTCTTGCGCTAGTCGCTGGCCTCAGCGTCACGCTCGTCTGGCAATCGACGCAAAGTACCGTCATTCCGTATGTGGTCGAAGTCGACAATCTGGGCGCCGCGCAGGCGGTTGCTCCCGCATTCGCCGACTACGAGCCGACCGATCCGCAGATCGCATGGCATCTGGCCCGCTTCATCGAGAACGTTCGGCAGGTACCTGCCGACCCCATCGTGCTGCGCCAAAGCTGGCTGCGCGCCTACGACTTCACCACGGATCGCGGTGCTGTCGCTCTCAACGACTATGCACGTGTGAATGACCCCTTCGCAGCCGTCGGCGAGACCCAGATCGCCATCGAGGTCTCCAGTGTCATCCGCGCCTCCGACACCAGCTTCCGCGTCGCCTGGATGGAGCGGCGCTACGAGAACGGCCAACTCGCCGCCACCGAACGCTGGACAGCCATCCTCACCATTGTGATCCAACCGCCCCGCGATTCCGAGCGCCTGCGTCAAAACCCGCTCGGCGTCTATGTCCATGCCATCAACTGGTCGAGGGAGAGTGCCCAATGA
- the pcaG gene encoding protocatechuate 3,4-dioxygenase subunit alpha: protein MAQKLDYLKESPSQTAGPYVHIGCTPNFTGIDIYGGDLGTSMKTGPVQGEEITIKGTVFDGMGTPLRDAMIEIWQPDAAGLFPSANETRGTADPNFTGWGRSPGDMETGEFTFNTVKPGAVPFPDGRMQAPHITAWIVARGINIGLHTRIYFADEPEANAADPILTRIEHQNRIPTLLAKPEGGGVYRFDIHLQGPDETVFFDI from the coding sequence ATGGCTCAGAAGCTGGATTACCTGAAAGAAAGCCCCAGCCAGACCGCGGGGCCCTATGTTCACATCGGCTGTACGCCGAACTTTACCGGCATTGATATCTATGGTGGCGATCTGGGTACCTCGATGAAAACCGGCCCCGTGCAGGGGGAGGAAATCACCATCAAAGGAACGGTCTTTGACGGCATGGGCACCCCCCTGCGCGATGCGATGATCGAGATCTGGCAACCGGACGCGGCGGGGCTATTCCCCTCGGCCAATGAGACGCGCGGCACAGCGGACCCGAATTTCACCGGCTGGGGGCGATCGCCCGGTGATATGGAAACCGGTGAATTTACCTTCAACACGGTCAAGCCCGGCGCCGTCCCCTTCCCCGATGGGCGGATGCAAGCGCCCCATATCACCGCTTGGATCGTGGCCCGAGGTATTAACATCGGCCTGCACACACGCATTTACTTCGCGGACGAGCCCGAGGCCAACGCCGCTGATCCGATCCTGACCCGGATCGAGCATCAAAACCGCATCCCCACTCTTCTGGCAAAGCCCGAGGGCGGCGGCGTCTATCGCTTCGACATCCACCTGCAAGGGCCCGACGAGACGGTGTTTTTTGACATCTAA